Proteins encoded together in one Anaerolineae bacterium window:
- a CDS encoding cytochrome c biogenesis protein ResB encodes MQKVKRFLLSRKTVIYLICAVGISCLAGSTIPQITTKSPQFFEQWEAGSPSLYYVIDLLQLNQVYTSTWFLILIALVALSLAYSVYYQSKTLIKLKETAQREITERSFKDFLVIRGQGSGIRGQGSGIRGQGSGIRGQGSGIRGQGSEVRVEELARKIKRVFKVRGYRLYPAIEKSRYFLFGKNRAGRWGGVIFHLGLLLCILAALYGLAFQKRGFVQLKQADTFQGKNEDWQAKSLGVFAGNFDPGFKVYLNKFTPSYWENDQIKNLESSLTIIDSKGEAREFLLSPAGPIRFKGTKVYQAMDYGYAIGFILKKEGREDILTDFLLDVSRKKDKPLEGKMDFPTTDYILNMKFYPNLIEPSFYATFPGVDLTVMEKGEQRFKGRVLFSQRAGLNNKDSLSFIRICYWTGLTFVKNCGMPLVYCGFALSTLGAFLIFMLPYKQVYLKVTEDGNNIQVSMGGRSNRYNALFSEEFKELGENLEKELGKHGNDSVT; translated from the coding sequence ATGCAAAAAGTCAAAAGGTTCCTGCTTTCCCGCAAGACCGTAATTTACTTAATCTGTGCGGTTGGCATCTCCTGCCTGGCCGGTTCCACTATACCTCAAATTACCACAAAAAGTCCGCAGTTCTTTGAGCAATGGGAGGCCGGGAGCCCCAGTCTTTATTATGTGATCGATCTCTTGCAGCTCAACCAGGTATATACTTCCACTTGGTTTTTGATTCTAATAGCCCTCGTTGCTCTCAGCCTCGCTTATTCCGTTTACTATCAATCAAAGACTCTGATAAAATTAAAAGAAACTGCTCAAAGGGAAATCACGGAACGATCTTTTAAAGATTTCCTTGTGATCAGGGGCCAGGGATCGGGGATCAGGGGCCAGGGATCGGGGATCAGGGGGCAGGGGTCAGGGATTAGGGGGCAGGGGTCAGGGATTAGGGGTCAGGGGTCAGAGGTCAGAGTTGAGGAACTGGCACGTAAAATAAAGAGGGTTTTTAAGGTTAGGGGATACCGGCTGTATCCGGCGATAGAAAAAAGCAGATACTTTCTCTTCGGCAAAAACAGGGCTGGAAGGTGGGGGGGTGTTATTTTTCATTTGGGCCTTCTCCTTTGCATTCTGGCCGCCCTTTACGGTCTGGCTTTTCAAAAAAGGGGCTTTGTTCAACTTAAGCAGGCTGATACCTTTCAAGGTAAGAATGAAGATTGGCAGGCAAAGAGCCTTGGTGTTTTTGCCGGGAATTTTGATCCGGGCTTTAAGGTGTATCTTAATAAATTTACCCCAAGCTATTGGGAGAATGACCAGATCAAGAATCTGGAGAGCAGTCTGACGATTATTGACTCAAAAGGTGAGGCCAGGGAGTTCTTGCTTTCTCCGGCAGGTCCTATCCGTTTTAAGGGGACCAAGGTCTATCAGGCCATGGATTATGGATATGCCATAGGGTTTATTCTGAAAAAGGAAGGAAGAGAGGATATTTTAACCGATTTTTTACTCGATGTTTCGCGCAAAAAAGATAAACCCCTTGAAGGAAAGATGGATTTTCCTACCACTGACTATATCCTAAATATGAAATTTTACCCCAATCTCATTGAGCCTTCCTTTTATGCGACCTTTCCTGGTGTTGACTTAACCGTTATGGAGAAAGGAGAACAACGGTTTAAGGGAAGGGTTTTGTTCAGCCAGAGGGCCGGACTTAACAATAAAGACAGTCTGAGTTTTATCCGGATTTGCTACTGGACAGGGCTGACCTTTGTGAAGAACTGCGGTATGCCCCTTGTTTACTGTGGTTTTGCCCTAAGTACATTAGGGGCCTTTTTGATATTTATGCTTCCCTATAAACAGGTTTATTTGAAGGTGACAGAAGATGGGAATAATATACAAGTCTCTATGGGCGGACGTTCCAATAGATATAATGCTCTTTTTTCTGAAGAATTCAAGGAACTGGGAGAAAACCTCGAAAAGGAATTAGGAAAACATGGAAACGATTCAGTTACTTAA
- the ccsA gene encoding cytochrome c biogenesis protein CcsA, with product METIQLLKYEVIFHWIALFFYLFSTIFFVRHVVFKNEKSLNVGLWLALIGLIPHTIALGIRWYAVGHGPYLQQMESFSSTVWVSMVIFLVCVYKVPRLKSLGFVILPCCLAMMILGIISNPWVSDQLAQTLDHGRLEKGIYARSGVAKVPPTFCGIWFVIHITFTIVAVGAILISLSTAIFYLLKKKKGENEFYNKLPSLEALDAYSYKYAGFGFISWTIMVVSGSLWAEQSWGRYWGWDPIETWSLITLLLFGIYLHLRRFFKWQGEKAAWFIVVCIAFAIATLFIIPFVMTTVHSQYFL from the coding sequence ATGGAAACGATTCAGTTACTTAAATATGAGGTAATCTTCCACTGGATTGCCCTCTTTTTTTATCTCTTTTCAACGATATTCTTTGTAAGGCATGTGGTCTTTAAAAACGAAAAGAGCCTCAATGTCGGGCTGTGGCTCGCGTTGATCGGCCTGATTCCGCACACCATTGCTCTGGGAATAAGATGGTATGCAGTAGGCCACGGGCCGTATTTACAACAGATGGAGTCATTTTCTTCCACGGTCTGGGTGAGTATGGTTATATTTCTGGTTTGTGTTTATAAAGTCCCAAGGCTGAAAAGCCTCGGGTTTGTGATACTTCCCTGCTGTCTTGCAATGATGATCCTGGGAATTATCTCCAACCCCTGGGTATCGGACCAACTGGCGCAGACCCTTGATCATGGTCGTTTGGAGAAGGGAATCTATGCAAGATCCGGGGTTGCAAAGGTGCCGCCCACCTTTTGCGGTATATGGTTTGTAATTCACATAACTTTTACAATTGTTGCCGTGGGAGCTATTCTAATCTCTCTTAGCACAGCTATATTTTATCTGTTGAAAAAAAAGAAAGGTGAAAACGAATTTTACAATAAGCTGCCGTCTCTGGAGGCGCTTGACGCCTATAGCTACAAGTACGCCGGTTTTGGGTTTATCTCCTGGACTATCATGGTTGTTTCAGGGTCGCTCTGGGCTGAACAAAGCTGGGGCAGATACTGGGGATGGGACCCTATTGAGACGTGGTCTTTAATTACTTTGCTCCTGTTTGGGATCTATTTGCACTTGAGGCGGTTCTTTAAATGGCAGGGAGAAAAAGCTGCCTGGTTCATCGTGGTTTGCATCGCGTTTGCCATTGCAACCCTCTTTATCATCCCCTTTGTGATGACCACAGTCCATTCACAGTATTTCTTGTAA